In Streptomyces sp. SID8374, one genomic interval encodes:
- a CDS encoding type I polyketide synthase codes for MEASVEQLVAALRAAMSENERLRTRNDQLTQDAGEPLAIVGMACRYPGGVRSAEGLWELVAGGRDGVSGFPVDRGWDVEGLYDPVGGRPDRSVTREGGFLYDAGDFDPELFGISPREALGMDPQQRLFLEVSWEAVERAGIDPLSLRGSRTGVFGGLMYHDYGPGSSDGSLVTGRVAFALGLEGPAVTVDTACSSSLVALHWAGQSLRRGDCSLALVGGVTVMTEPDMFLYFSHQRGMAADGRCKSFAAEADGTGCSEGVGVLLVERLSDARKNGHPILAVVRGSAVNQDGASSGMTTPNGPSQQRVIRAALENAGLTTADVDMVEAHGTGTRLGDPIEAQAVLATYGQGRPEGDPVWLGSLKSNLAHTQAAAGVGGVIKAVESIRHGVMPKTLHAETRSPHVDWEAGAVELLTEARAWPERGRPRRVAVSSFGLSGTNAHVIVEQAPEPAELAEPVADLPVVPVVLSARGEVALSAQAERLLALVEADADLSMLDVGFSSVVSRAVLEHRAVVTAGDRSELVVGLRALVEGGVSAGAVRGVARTSGRTAFLFTGQGAQRLGMGRELYGAFPVFAEAFDAVLAEVDVHLGRSLRDVVWGADEGALSRTGVAQPALFAVEVALFRLVESWGVRPDFLAGHSVGEIAAAHVAGVFSLSDAVQLVVARGRLMEELPEGGAMVAVEASEAEVVPLLSSESVSIAAVNGPRSVVISGAEDAVTKVADAFSGQGRKSSRLRVSHAFHSPLMEPMLAEFEGVVSGLSFSAPTIPLVSGVSGEVSSDVATAAYWVRHVREAVRFADCVSHLEARGVLSYLEIGPDGVLSGMAQQSVGSESAVLVPLVRKGRAEVATAVSALARLHVSGVRVDWAAYYAGTGARRVDLPTYAFQRRRFWLESGGGGSGVVGVGQGVVDHPLVGAVVSLPDAGGVVLTGRLSVDGVPWLADHAVLGRVLLPGTAFVELAVRAGDEVGCGVVEELTLRAPLVVPERGGVALQVAVGAADDTGHRTLRVHSRPENTPVDAPWTLHAEGVLSVDAPDPEPTGLDVWPPAGAAEIRVDNAYDLLAQQGYDYGPAFQGLRSVWRRGDDVFAEVALPESAHADAERFGLHPALLDATMHALGVGDHITGDEPTELPFSWSDVSLHTVGAHTLKVRLSRQEGSSLSLTIADGAGAPVASVGGLTLRPVSVEQLGAGAGESLWDVLWRPLAGMSAVDGASSWVRWEDMPAVGDVPGVVVFEVPAVSGDVLAGVRATAGAVLDVVCDWVADERCAGSRLVIVTRGAVDTGTGTGVALGQAPVWGVVRAAQAEHPGRVVLVDADPDANGLSGLELVVASGEPEAALRGGGVVVPRLVRVSPPETPAAEAPTADGVVLVTGGTGGLGALVARHLVTERGVKRLVLTSRRGLEAPGAEELVARLSELGAEVSVAACDVADRSAVVDLVSGLSGPLVGVVHAAGVGDNGLIASMDAARLDRVLGPKADGAWYLHEATRELELDLAFFVMFSSAGGMVLAAGQANYAAANVFLDALAVHRRAQGLPATSLAYGLWDVETGLTGSLDEDVRLMAARGLPALDSKEALALFDAGLHSGRPALVPLAVDVPALRARAEELPALLSDLVRAGDRTATRARSNGTDPAALTARLAALGDAERDRAMLDLVRTHAAAVLGHAGAEAVDAERGFLDIGFDSLTALELRNRLTAVTGSRLAPTLIFDYPSATDLAAHLSRVLFGDRTPDDDLSTATADELFDLLDGDLLDGGPGLDGGTGLDGGTGALA; via the coding sequence GTGGAAGCATCTGTCGAACAACTCGTCGCCGCCCTCCGCGCGGCCATGTCGGAGAACGAGCGCCTCCGCACCCGCAACGACCAGCTGACCCAGGACGCCGGGGAACCGCTGGCGATCGTGGGGATGGCGTGCCGTTATCCGGGTGGGGTGCGGTCGGCGGAGGGTCTGTGGGAGTTGGTGGCTGGGGGCCGGGATGGTGTGTCGGGGTTTCCGGTGGATCGTGGGTGGGATGTCGAGGGGTTGTATGACCCGGTGGGTGGGCGTCCTGATCGTTCGGTGACGCGTGAGGGCGGTTTTCTGTACGACGCGGGCGATTTCGATCCTGAGCTGTTCGGTATTTCGCCGCGTGAGGCGTTGGGGATGGATCCTCAGCAGCGGTTGTTCCTCGAGGTGTCGTGGGAGGCGGTGGAGCGGGCGGGGATCGACCCGTTGTCGCTGCGAGGCAGCCGTACGGGCGTGTTCGGCGGCCTGATGTACCACGACTACGGCCCCGGATCGAGTGACGGCAGCCTCGTCACCGGCCGCGTCGCCTTCGCCCTCGGACTGGAGGGCCCCGCCGTCACCGTGGACACGGCGTGCTCGTCGTCGCTGGTCGCCCTGCACTGGGCGGGACAGTCCCTGCGCCGGGGCGACTGCTCACTGGCGCTGGTCGGCGGTGTGACGGTGATGACGGAACCGGACATGTTCCTCTACTTCAGCCACCAGCGGGGGATGGCGGCGGACGGCCGGTGCAAGTCGTTCGCGGCGGAGGCGGACGGTACGGGCTGCTCGGAGGGTGTCGGTGTCCTGCTGGTGGAGCGCTTGTCGGACGCCCGGAAGAACGGCCACCCCATCCTTGCGGTGGTCCGGGGCAGCGCGGTCAACCAGGACGGCGCCTCCAGCGGCATGACCACCCCCAACGGCCCGTCGCAGCAGCGGGTCATCCGCGCGGCGTTGGAGAACGCTGGACTGACCACCGCCGACGTCGACATGGTCGAGGCACATGGTACGGGGACGCGTCTGGGGGACCCGATCGAGGCGCAGGCGGTGTTGGCGACGTATGGCCAGGGGCGTCCGGAGGGCGATCCGGTGTGGCTGGGGTCGCTGAAGTCGAACCTGGCGCATACGCAGGCTGCTGCGGGTGTCGGTGGTGTGATCAAGGCGGTGGAGTCGATCCGGCACGGTGTGATGCCGAAGACCCTGCACGCGGAGACGCGTTCACCCCATGTCGACTGGGAGGCGGGTGCGGTTGAGCTGCTGACGGAGGCGCGTGCGTGGCCGGAGCGTGGGCGTCCTCGTCGGGTGGCGGTGTCGTCGTTCGGTCTGAGTGGGACGAACGCGCACGTGATTGTGGAGCAGGCGCCGGAACCGGCTGAGCTGGCTGAGCCGGTGGCGGATCTGCCGGTGGTGCCGGTGGTGCTGTCGGCGCGGGGTGAGGTGGCGCTGTCGGCGCAGGCGGAGCGGTTGTTGGCGCTGGTGGAGGCGGACGCGGATCTGTCGATGCTGGATGTGGGGTTCTCGTCGGTGGTGTCGCGTGCGGTGCTGGAGCATCGTGCGGTGGTGACGGCGGGGGACCGTTCGGAGCTGGTGGTGGGTTTGCGGGCGTTGGTGGAGGGCGGGGTGTCGGCGGGCGCGGTGCGGGGTGTGGCGCGTACGTCGGGCCGTACGGCGTTCTTGTTCACGGGTCAGGGTGCGCAGCGGCTGGGGATGGGCCGTGAGTTGTACGGGGCGTTCCCGGTATTCGCGGAGGCTTTTGACGCGGTGCTCGCCGAGGTGGATGTGCACTTGGGTCGTTCGTTGCGGGATGTGGTGTGGGGTGCGGATGAGGGGGCGTTGAGTCGTACGGGGGTGGCGCAGCCGGCGTTGTTCGCGGTGGAGGTGGCGCTGTTCCGGTTGGTGGAATCGTGGGGCGTACGTCCGGACTTCCTGGCCGGGCACTCGGTGGGCGAGATAGCCGCCGCGCACGTGGCAGGGGTGTTCTCCCTCTCTGACGCGGTTCAACTGGTCGTGGCGCGTGGCCGGTTGATGGAGGAGTTGCCGGAGGGTGGCGCGATGGTGGCGGTGGAGGCGTCGGAGGCGGAGGTCGTACCGCTGCTGTCGTCAGAGTCGGTGAGCATTGCCGCCGTGAACGGGCCGCGCTCCGTGGTGATTTCGGGTGCCGAGGATGCGGTGACGAAGGTCGCGGACGCGTTCAGTGGGCAGGGGCGGAAGTCGTCGCGGTTGCGGGTGTCGCATGCGTTCCATTCGCCTTTGATGGAGCCGATGTTGGCGGAGTTCGAGGGGGTTGTTTCGGGTCTGTCGTTCAGCGCCCCGACGATTCCCTTGGTGTCGGGTGTGTCGGGTGAAGTGTCGTCGGACGTGGCGACAGCTGCGTACTGGGTGCGGCATGTACGCGAGGCGGTGCGGTTCGCGGACTGCGTGAGCCATCTCGAAGCGCGGGGCGTTCTCTCGTATCTGGAGATCGGTCCGGATGGTGTGCTGAGTGGGATGGCGCAGCAGTCGGTGGGTTCGGAGTCGGCGGTGTTGGTGCCGTTGGTGCGTAAGGGGCGTGCGGAGGTTGCGACGGCGGTCTCGGCTCTCGCCCGGTTGCATGTCAGTGGCGTACGGGTCGACTGGGCGGCGTACTACGCGGGCACGGGTGCCCGGCGGGTTGATCTGCCTACCTACGCCTTTCAGCGTCGGCGGTTTTGGTTGGAGTCGGGTGGTGGTGGCTCTGGTGTGGTGGGTGTGGGGCAGGGGGTGGTGGATCATCCGCTGGTGGGTGCGGTGGTGTCGTTGCCGGATGCGGGTGGGGTGGTGCTGACGGGTCGGTTGTCGGTGGATGGTGTGCCGTGGTTGGCGGATCACGCGGTGTTGGGGCGGGTGTTGTTGCCGGGGACGGCGTTTGTGGAGTTGGCGGTGCGGGCGGGTGATGAGGTCGGCTGTGGTGTGGTGGAGGAGCTGACGTTGCGGGCTCCGTTGGTGGTGCCGGAGCGGGGAGGGGTGGCGCTTCAGGTCGCGGTGGGCGCCGCCGACGACACCGGACACCGCACCCTCCGGGTTCATTCCCGTCCGGAGAACACCCCCGTGGACGCCCCGTGGACCCTGCACGCCGAAGGCGTCCTCAGCGTCGACGCGCCTGACCCGGAGCCCACCGGTCTCGATGTGTGGCCCCCCGCCGGGGCGGCAGAGATACGCGTGGACAACGCCTACGACCTGCTCGCCCAGCAGGGGTACGACTACGGCCCCGCCTTCCAGGGCCTGCGGTCCGTCTGGCGGCGCGGCGACGACGTCTTCGCCGAGGTCGCGCTGCCGGAGTCCGCGCACGCGGACGCGGAACGGTTCGGGCTGCACCCCGCCCTGCTGGACGCCACCATGCACGCGCTGGGCGTCGGCGACCACATCACCGGCGACGAGCCGACCGAACTGCCCTTCTCCTGGTCCGACGTCTCCCTCCACACCGTCGGCGCCCACACCCTGAAAGTGCGGCTGTCCCGGCAGGAGGGCAGCAGCCTGTCCCTGACGATCGCGGATGGTGCCGGTGCGCCGGTGGCGTCGGTGGGTGGGCTGACGCTGCGGCCGGTGTCGGTGGAGCAGTTGGGTGCCGGGGCGGGGGAGTCGTTGTGGGATGTGTTGTGGCGTCCACTGGCCGGTATGAGTGCGGTTGATGGTGCGTCTTCGTGGGTGCGGTGGGAAGACATGCCTGCTGTCGGGGATGTGCCTGGGGTGGTGGTGTTCGAGGTTCCGGCGGTGTCGGGTGATGTGTTGGCGGGGGTGCGGGCGACCGCTGGTGCTGTGCTGGACGTGGTATGCGACTGGGTTGCCGATGAGCGGTGCGCGGGGTCCCGGCTGGTGATCGTCACCCGGGGAGCTGTTGACACGGGTACTGGCACGGGCGTGGCGCTGGGCCAGGCTCCCGTGTGGGGTGTGGTGCGTGCGGCCCAGGCGGAGCATCCGGGGCGTGTGGTGCTGGTCGATGCGGACCCGGACGCGAACGGTCTCTCCGGACTGGAGCTGGTGGTGGCCTCCGGTGAGCCGGAAGCAGCATTGCGTGGGGGCGGGGTGGTGGTGCCCAGGCTGGTCCGGGTGAGCCCGCCCGAGACGCCCGCCGCCGAGGCCCCCACGGCTGACGGTGTGGTGCTGGTGACAGGCGGCACGGGTGGTCTGGGTGCGTTGGTGGCGCGGCATTTGGTCACCGAGCGGGGCGTGAAGCGTCTGGTGCTGACCAGTCGCCGTGGCCTGGAGGCCCCGGGAGCAGAAGAGTTGGTGGCCAGGCTGTCCGAGCTGGGTGCCGAGGTTTCCGTAGCGGCCTGTGATGTGGCTGACCGCAGCGCCGTGGTGGACCTGGTGTCCGGGCTGTCGGGCCCGTTGGTGGGTGTGGTGCATGCGGCCGGCGTAGGGGACAACGGTCTGATCGCATCCATGGACGCGGCCCGGCTGGATCGGGTGCTGGGCCCGAAAGCGGACGGTGCCTGGTATCTGCACGAGGCGACACGCGAGCTGGAGCTGGATCTGGCGTTCTTCGTGATGTTCTCCTCGGCAGGCGGCATGGTCCTGGCCGCCGGGCAGGCGAACTACGCGGCGGCGAACGTCTTCCTGGACGCGCTCGCGGTGCACCGCCGGGCGCAAGGGCTGCCCGCCACTTCCCTCGCGTACGGCCTGTGGGACGTGGAGACCGGGTTGACCGGGTCCCTGGACGAGGACGTACGGCTGATGGCGGCCCGGGGACTGCCCGCACTCGACTCGAAGGAGGCGCTCGCCCTCTTCGACGCCGGGCTCCACTCCGGGCGTCCCGCGCTGGTCCCCCTCGCCGTGGATGTCCCCGCCCTGCGGGCCAGGGCCGAGGAACTGCCCGCGCTGCTAAGTGACTTGGTGCGCGCCGGGGACCGTACGGCCACACGCGCCCGCAGCAACGGGACCGACCCGGCCGCGCTGACCGCCCGGCTCGCCGCGCTCGGCGACGCCGAACGGGACCGGGCCATGCTGGACCTGGTGCGGACCCACGCGGCGGCCGTTCTCGGCCATGCCGGAGCCGAGGCCGTGGACGCCGAACGCGGCTTCCTCGACATCGGGTTCGACTCGCTGACGGCCCTCGAACTGCGCAACCGGCTCACCGCCGTCACCGGCAGCCGGCTGGCTCCGACGCTGATCTTCGACTACCCCTCGGCCACCGATCTCGCCGCGCACCTGAGCCGCGTCCTGTTCGGCGACCGGACCCCCGACGACGACCTCAGCACGGCAACCGCGGACGAGCTGTTCGATCTTCTCGACGGCGACCTTCTCGACGGTGGCCCGGGACTCGACGGTGGCACCGGACTCGACGGTGGCACCGGAGCCCTGGCATGA